In Kitasatospora gansuensis, a genomic segment contains:
- a CDS encoding NADPH-dependent FMN reductase — protein sequence MTTYQVGYFIGSLSEKSINRVLSRALIRLAPAELEFREIPIKDLPLYNHDFDADYPPEGRALKEAIAASQALLFVTPEYNRGIPGALKNAIDWASRPWGTNSFTHKPSAVIGTSPGKIGTAVAQQSLRSALSFCNSPQMSAPEAYIQFTPGLFGEDGEVTDPATQQFLSDFMADYKAFVERVLTVLPPR from the coding sequence GTGACCACGTATCAGGTCGGGTATTTCATCGGCAGCCTGTCCGAGAAGTCGATCAACCGGGTGCTGTCCCGGGCGCTGATCCGGCTGGCACCGGCGGAGTTGGAGTTCCGGGAGATCCCGATCAAGGACCTGCCGCTCTACAACCACGACTTCGACGCCGACTACCCGCCGGAGGGCCGGGCGCTCAAGGAGGCGATCGCCGCCTCGCAGGCGCTGCTGTTCGTCACGCCCGAGTACAACCGGGGGATCCCCGGCGCGCTGAAGAACGCGATCGACTGGGCCAGCCGCCCGTGGGGCACCAACTCCTTCACCCACAAGCCCTCGGCGGTGATCGGCACCTCGCCCGGCAAGATCGGCACCGCCGTGGCGCAGCAGAGCCTGCGGTCGGCGCTGAGCTTCTGCAACTCCCCGCAGATGTCCGCCCCGGAGGCGTACATCCAGTTCACCCCGGGCCTGTTCGGGGAGGACGGGGAGGTGACCGACCCGGCCACGCAGCAGTTCCTCAGTGACTTCATGGCCGACTACAAGGCTTTTGTCGAACGGGTGTTGACGGTACTTCCGCCCCGCTAG
- a CDS encoding MarR family winged helix-turn-helix transcriptional regulator — translation MSSQPTSDPSAGHSPAPADGGSVPEDGGSVLEEAAAVARAQRLTDVITRLRRALRSSIRTDYPWESLPMAQVELLQTLAAAPLRVGELAARQRLAPNTVSGLIGKLLEAGFVDRQPDPGDRRTARIALTEAGHQQLRDWQHAHERRLASALESLPPADREAVMHALPALELLAKALSGAGSPSEDR, via the coding sequence ATGTCGTCGCAGCCCACCTCCGATCCTTCCGCCGGTCACTCCCCCGCTCCGGCGGACGGCGGGTCCGTTCCGGAGGATGGCGGGTCCGTTCTGGAGGAGGCCGCAGCCGTCGCGCGGGCCCAGCGGCTGACCGACGTGATCACCCGGCTCCGCCGCGCCCTGCGCAGCAGCATCCGCACCGACTACCCCTGGGAGTCGCTGCCGATGGCCCAGGTCGAGCTGCTTCAGACGCTGGCCGCCGCCCCGCTCCGGGTCGGCGAACTGGCGGCCCGTCAGCGCCTCGCCCCGAACACCGTCAGCGGCCTGATCGGCAAGCTCCTCGAAGCGGGCTTCGTCGACCGCCAGCCCGACCCCGGCGACCGCCGCACCGCCCGCATCGCGCTCACCGAGGCCGGCCACCAGCAGCTCCGCGACTGGCAGCACGCCCACGAACGCCGCCTCGCCAGCGCCCTCGAGAGCCTCCCGCCCGCCGACCGGGAGGCCGTCATGCACGCACTCCCGGCTCTCGAGCTCCTCGCCAAGGCCCTGTCCGGCGCCGGCTCGCCGTCCGAGGACCGCTGA
- a CDS encoding DUF305 domain-containing protein: MVEEQHAGTGRRRLWWPAALAAAVALGLGVPALVAGGPEASGSVASAPAQESSEAGFARDMATHHQQAIDLSFIVRDRTQDTEVRNLAFDIINTQANQRGMMMGWLDQWGLTQHSGTKPMAWMKMDHQYEPHDGSLMPGMATNTELAKLRSLSGQEAEVYYLQLMIEHHKGGVEMAQGYVDLGTNPVEKRLAQTMVNGQRGEIDLITMLLDKRGAKPLS; encoded by the coding sequence ATGGTCGAGGAGCAGCACGCCGGGACCGGTCGGCGTCGGCTCTGGTGGCCCGCCGCGCTGGCGGCCGCCGTGGCGCTCGGCCTCGGCGTGCCCGCGCTGGTGGCCGGCGGCCCGGAGGCCAGCGGTTCGGTGGCCTCCGCGCCCGCGCAGGAGTCGTCGGAGGCCGGGTTCGCCCGGGACATGGCGACCCATCACCAGCAGGCCATCGACCTCTCGTTCATCGTCCGGGACCGGACTCAGGACACCGAGGTCCGCAACCTGGCCTTCGACATCATCAACACCCAGGCCAACCAGCGGGGCATGATGATGGGCTGGCTCGACCAGTGGGGTCTGACCCAGCACTCGGGCACCAAGCCGATGGCCTGGATGAAGATGGACCATCAGTACGAGCCGCACGACGGCTCGCTGATGCCCGGGATGGCGACCAACACCGAGCTCGCCAAGCTGCGTTCGCTCAGCGGCCAGGAGGCCGAGGTCTACTACCTCCAGCTGATGATCGAGCACCACAAGGGCGGCGTCGAGATGGCCCAGGGCTACGTCGACCTCGGCACGAACCCGGTCGAGAAGCGGCTCGCCCAGACCATGGTGAACGGCCAGCGCGGGGAGATCGACCTGATCACCATGCTGTTGGACAAGCGCGGCGCCAAGCCGCTCTCGTAG
- a CDS encoding RraA family protein, which produces MTHRELFTSLSTPLVADACVRLGVPLRVAPPGIVAVVPGQRVAGRVLPVRHYGSVDVFLEAFGEAGPGDVLVIDNGGRTDEACVGDLAVLEAGVAGLSGVVIWGQHRDTPELIEIGLPVFSYGACPLGPLRLDEREPEALAGARFGPHTVTAEDVAFGDQDGVLFVPAARATEVLDTAAGIHATERAQADKIRAGETLRRQTAFDDYLTRRAADPTYTFRRHLQQIGGAIEV; this is translated from the coding sequence ATGACGCACCGTGAGCTGTTCACCTCACTGTCCACGCCCCTGGTCGCCGACGCCTGCGTCCGGCTGGGTGTCCCGCTGCGGGTGGCGCCGCCCGGCATCGTCGCGGTGGTGCCGGGCCAGCGGGTGGCGGGGCGGGTGCTGCCGGTCCGGCACTACGGCAGTGTCGACGTCTTTCTGGAGGCGTTCGGCGAGGCCGGTCCCGGCGACGTGCTGGTGATCGACAACGGTGGCCGGACGGACGAGGCGTGCGTCGGCGACCTGGCGGTCCTGGAGGCCGGGGTGGCCGGGCTGTCCGGCGTGGTGATCTGGGGGCAGCACCGGGACACCCCCGAACTGATCGAGATCGGCCTGCCGGTGTTCAGCTACGGCGCCTGCCCGCTCGGCCCGCTCCGGCTGGACGAGCGGGAGCCCGAGGCACTGGCCGGCGCGCGCTTCGGCCCGCACACGGTGACCGCCGAGGACGTGGCCTTCGGCGACCAGGACGGCGTGCTGTTCGTGCCCGCCGCCCGTGCCACCGAGGTGCTGGACACGGCCGCCGGGATCCACGCCACCGAACGGGCACAGGCCGACAAGATCAGGGCGGGCGAGACGCTGCGCCGGCAGACCGCCTTCGACGACTACCTGACCCGCCGCGCGGCCGACCCGACGTACACCTTCCGCCGCCACCTGCAGCAGATCGGCGGCGCGATCGAGGTCTAG
- a CDS encoding DNA-3-methyladenine glycosylase 2 family protein gives MTETPTDDDTRYRAVDSRDSRFDGVFFTAVSSTGIYCRPSCPAVTPKRVNCTFYPTAAAAQGAGYRACRRCRPDSVPGSPEWNHRADLVGRAMRLIGDGVVDREGVAGLAERLGYSSRQLQRQLTAELGAGPIALARAQRAQTARLLLQTTELPVTEIAFAAGFSSVRQFNDTVREIYDRTPSGLRAERNGHRSGTATPGSIGLRLAYRGALDSDHLLDFLALRAVPGVEEVVTGAAPGVRTYRRTLALPYGHAIAEVDGLGVGDPANRGWLDCRLQLTDLRDLTTAVHRLRALFDLDADPDAVDGQLGADPVLGELVRARPGVRSPGHVDPHELAVRAVLGQQITVAAARTLAARLSERYGVALPEASGGLRLLFPTAGALAEADSADLAMPDARRRALRGLCAALADGTVRLDGGADREAAAADLLALPGIGPWTVGYLRMRALADPDVFLPSDVGVRHGLQRLGHPGDPKAAALAGAAWAPWRSYAVHRLWASLTPAVGTKIDVPSEGVRA, from the coding sequence GTGACCGAGACTCCGACCGACGACGACACCCGGTACCGGGCGGTGGACAGCCGCGACTCCCGCTTCGACGGGGTGTTCTTCACGGCTGTCAGCAGCACCGGCATCTACTGCCGGCCGAGCTGCCCCGCCGTGACCCCCAAGCGGGTCAACTGCACCTTCTACCCGACCGCCGCCGCCGCCCAGGGCGCGGGCTACCGGGCCTGCCGCCGGTGCCGCCCCGACTCGGTGCCGGGATCGCCGGAGTGGAACCACCGGGCCGACCTGGTCGGCCGGGCGATGCGGCTGATCGGGGACGGCGTGGTGGACCGCGAGGGCGTGGCCGGCCTGGCCGAGCGGCTCGGGTACAGCTCGCGCCAGCTGCAGCGGCAGCTCACCGCGGAGCTCGGCGCCGGACCGATCGCGCTGGCCCGGGCGCAGCGCGCACAGACCGCCCGGTTGCTCCTGCAGACCACCGAACTCCCGGTCACCGAGATCGCGTTCGCGGCCGGCTTCTCCTCGGTGCGGCAGTTCAACGACACCGTTCGGGAGATCTACGACCGCACCCCGAGCGGCCTGCGGGCCGAGCGCAACGGCCACCGCAGCGGTACCGCGACACCCGGGTCGATCGGCCTCCGGCTGGCGTACCGGGGCGCGCTCGACAGCGACCACCTGCTGGACTTCCTGGCGCTGCGCGCCGTCCCCGGCGTGGAGGAGGTGGTGACCGGCGCGGCGCCCGGCGTCCGCACCTACCGGCGGACCCTGGCGCTCCCGTACGGTCACGCGATCGCCGAGGTGGACGGCCTGGGCGTCGGCGACCCGGCGAACCGGGGCTGGCTGGACTGCCGGCTCCAGCTCACCGACCTGCGCGACCTCACCACCGCCGTGCACCGGCTCCGCGCGCTCTTCGACCTGGACGCCGACCCCGACGCGGTGGACGGCCAGCTCGGCGCCGACCCGGTGCTCGGCGAGCTGGTCCGGGCCCGCCCCGGCGTGCGCTCCCCGGGGCACGTCGACCCGCACGAGCTCGCGGTCCGCGCCGTCCTCGGCCAGCAGATCACCGTGGCGGCCGCCCGGACGCTGGCCGCCCGGCTGAGCGAGCGGTACGGCGTCGCGCTGCCCGAGGCCAGCGGTGGCCTGCGGCTGCTGTTCCCGACCGCCGGGGCGCTGGCCGAGGCCGACTCCGCCGACCTGGCCATGCCGGACGCCCGCCGCCGCGCCCTGCGCGGTCTCTGCGCGGCGCTGGCCGACGGCACCGTCCGGCTGGACGGCGGTGCGGACCGCGAGGCCGCCGCCGCCGACCTGCTCGCACTGCCGGGCATCGGGCCGTGGACGGTGGGCTACCTGCGGATGCGCGCGCTCGCCGACCCGGACGTCTTCCTGCCGAGCGACGTCGGCGTCCGGCACGGCCTGCAACGGCTCGGCCACCCGGGCGACCCCAAGGCGGCGGCGCTGGCGGGAGCGGCCTGGGCGCCGTGGCGCTCGTACGCGGTGCACCGGCTGTGGGCCTCGCTGACTCCGGCGGTAGGAACCAAGATTGACGTTCCGTCAGAAGGAGTGCGGGCATGA
- a CDS encoding NAD(P)H-binding protein, which translates to MILVTGATGNVGRHVVRLLAEQGIATRVLARDPEKAAGLGAAEVVLGDLAEPGTLGPALEGVDAVYLFPVPGSGPAFVAAAEAAGVARVVMLSSDAVADDVAEQANPIAGYHAEIEAAVRGSALEWTLLRSGHMATNALPWAGQTKAGGVVRGPYAEATSAPVHEADVAEVAVVALTDEGHAGRVYRLTGPESLTAAEQVELIGKAVGRPLAYEELPADVAREQMSRFIPPFIIGTLFEGWARSVGVPALVSSDVETVTGRPARAFDEWARDRAADFA; encoded by the coding sequence ATGATCCTGGTCACCGGTGCCACCGGAAACGTCGGCCGCCACGTCGTCCGTCTGCTCGCCGAACAGGGCATAGCCACCCGGGTGTTGGCCCGCGACCCGGAGAAGGCGGCGGGGCTCGGCGCGGCCGAGGTGGTCCTCGGCGACCTGGCGGAGCCGGGCACGCTCGGCCCGGCGCTGGAGGGCGTCGACGCGGTCTACCTGTTCCCGGTGCCGGGCAGCGGGCCCGCGTTCGTCGCGGCCGCCGAGGCGGCGGGTGTCGCGCGCGTGGTGATGCTGTCCTCGGACGCGGTGGCCGACGACGTCGCGGAGCAGGCCAACCCGATCGCGGGGTACCACGCGGAGATCGAGGCCGCGGTCCGCGGCTCCGCGCTGGAGTGGACCCTGCTGCGCTCGGGGCACATGGCGACCAACGCGCTGCCGTGGGCGGGCCAGACCAAGGCGGGCGGCGTGGTGCGCGGACCGTACGCCGAGGCCACCAGCGCGCCGGTGCACGAGGCCGACGTCGCGGAGGTCGCGGTGGTGGCGCTGACCGACGAGGGCCACGCGGGGCGGGTCTACCGGCTGACCGGGCCGGAGTCGCTGACCGCCGCCGAGCAGGTCGAGCTGATCGGCAAGGCGGTGGGCCGGCCGCTGGCGTACGAGGAGCTGCCGGCCGATGTCGCGCGCGAGCAGATGAGCCGGTTCATCCCGCCGTTCATCATCGGCACGCTGTTCGAGGGCTGGGCCAGGTCGGTGGGCGTGCCGGCCCTGGTCTCCTCGGACGTCGAGACGGTCACGGGCCGCCCGGCGCGGGCCTTCGACGAGTGGGCCCGCGACCGCGCGGCGGATTTCGCCTGA
- a CDS encoding methylated-DNA--[protein]-cysteine S-methyltransferase → MTTVFTTMESPLGRLLLSGTLEPDGSLALQAVTAPGQKGARDEPADGWLHDPEAFAAVITQLDAYFAGESTTFDLPLAPEGTEFRRRIWAALAEIPYGETVTYGELGALAGQPPTAVRAVGGAVGANPLLVILPCHRVLGANGAMTGFAAGIDRKLHLLALERGSLF, encoded by the coding sequence ATGACCACGGTGTTCACCACGATGGAGAGCCCGCTGGGCCGCCTGCTGCTCAGCGGGACCCTGGAGCCGGACGGTTCGCTCGCCCTGCAGGCGGTCACCGCGCCCGGCCAGAAGGGCGCCCGGGACGAACCGGCCGACGGCTGGTTGCACGACCCGGAGGCGTTCGCGGCCGTGATCACCCAGCTCGACGCCTACTTCGCCGGGGAGTCGACCACCTTCGACCTGCCGTTGGCGCCGGAGGGCACCGAGTTCCGGCGCCGGATCTGGGCCGCCCTCGCCGAGATCCCGTACGGCGAGACCGTCACCTACGGCGAACTGGGCGCGCTGGCGGGCCAACCGCCCACGGCCGTACGGGCGGTGGGCGGCGCGGTCGGCGCCAACCCGCTGCTGGTCATCCTGCCCTGCCACCGGGTGCTCGGCGCGAACGGCGCGATGACCGGCTTCGCGGCGGGCATCGACCGCAAGCTGCACCTGCTGGCGCTGGAGCGGGGCTCGCTGTTCTAG
- a CDS encoding DUF3105 domain-containing protein: protein MGSAAKQQPTKPPGKGKSNVNQSTADRRARIAELRAEEQRRDRRNKFIAIGAAAVLLAGMVGGGAWIALDAKDKKDKEAAAAKAPIAGVQTFDNLTRNHVATKVTYPQTPPVGGDHSQVWLNCMGTVYDKPVENENAVHAMEHGAVWVTYNAKASADDITTLSTKVKTTPYSFMSPYPDEAGAITLTAWGTQLTVDSAADPRVASFFTKYVQGPQTQEPGASCSTAQ, encoded by the coding sequence ATGGGTTCCGCCGCCAAGCAGCAGCCGACCAAGCCGCCCGGCAAGGGCAAGTCGAACGTCAACCAGAGCACCGCCGACCGCCGCGCCCGGATCGCCGAGCTGCGTGCCGAGGAGCAGCGCCGCGACCGCCGCAACAAGTTCATCGCGATCGGTGCGGCCGCCGTGCTGCTCGCCGGCATGGTGGGCGGCGGCGCGTGGATCGCGCTCGACGCGAAGGACAAGAAGGACAAGGAGGCCGCGGCCGCCAAGGCGCCGATCGCCGGTGTCCAGACCTTCGACAACCTCACCCGCAACCACGTCGCGACCAAGGTGACGTACCCGCAGACCCCGCCGGTCGGCGGCGACCACAGCCAGGTCTGGCTGAACTGCATGGGCACCGTCTACGACAAGCCGGTCGAGAACGAGAACGCCGTGCACGCGATGGAGCACGGCGCGGTCTGGGTGACGTACAACGCCAAGGCGTCGGCCGACGACATCACCACCCTCTCCACCAAGGTGAAGACCACCCCGTACTCCTTCATGAGCCCCTACCCGGACGAGGCGGGCGCCATCACGCTGACCGCGTGGGGCACCCAGCTGACGGTGGACAGCGCGGCCGACCCCCGGGTGGCGAGCTTCTTCACCAAGTACGTGCAGGGCCCGCAGACCCAGGAGCCGGGGGCGTCGTGCAGCACCGCCCAGTAG
- a CDS encoding helix-turn-helix transcriptional regulator, producing MLATSARLLRLLSLLQGRSDWTGAELAERLGVSPRTIRYDVDKLRDLGYPVHATTGVAGGYRLGAGAALPPLLLDDEEAVAVAVSLRTAAGGSVAGIEETSVRALAKLEQVLPHRLSRRVAALHGFTVALPPVGGTGSAVSADVLATLAAACRDQRRLRFDYRRHDGAEAVREVEPYRLVHSGHRWYLVAWDVAREDWRTFRVDRLSPRTPHGARFTAREEPPADLVPRGVDTALAQHRARVTVRAPAAAIRARVPAAILVEPVDDASCVVHAGADTVHRLALHILMLDADFEVDGPPELLAELHKIASRARAAGPGLGAAEG from the coding sequence ATGTTGGCTACCTCGGCGCGCCTGCTGCGTCTGCTCTCCCTGTTGCAAGGCCGCTCCGACTGGACCGGCGCCGAGCTCGCCGAGCGCCTCGGCGTCAGCCCGCGCACGATCCGGTACGACGTCGACAAGCTCCGCGACCTCGGCTACCCGGTGCACGCGACCACGGGCGTCGCGGGCGGCTACCGCCTCGGCGCCGGTGCCGCGTTGCCGCCGCTGCTGCTCGACGACGAGGAGGCCGTCGCCGTCGCGGTCAGCCTGCGCACCGCGGCCGGCGGCTCGGTGGCCGGTATCGAGGAGACCTCGGTCCGCGCGCTCGCCAAACTCGAACAGGTCCTGCCACACCGTCTGAGCCGCCGCGTCGCCGCGCTGCACGGGTTCACCGTCGCCCTGCCGCCGGTGGGCGGCACGGGGTCGGCCGTGTCAGCCGACGTCCTCGCGACCCTCGCGGCCGCCTGCCGCGACCAGCGCCGCCTGCGGTTCGACTACCGCAGGCACGACGGCGCCGAGGCGGTGCGCGAGGTCGAGCCGTACCGCCTGGTGCACAGCGGTCACCGCTGGTACCTGGTCGCCTGGGACGTCGCGCGCGAGGACTGGCGGACCTTCCGCGTCGACCGGCTCAGCCCGCGTACGCCGCACGGCGCTCGCTTCACCGCCCGCGAGGAGCCGCCCGCCGACCTGGTGCCGCGCGGCGTCGACACCGCGCTGGCGCAGCATCGCGCGCGCGTGACGGTCCGCGCCCCGGCGGCCGCCATCCGGGCCAGGGTGCCCGCCGCGATCCTGGTCGAACCGGTCGACGACGCGAGCTGCGTCGTGCACGCGGGAGCCGACACGGTGCACCGGCTCGCCCTGCACATCCTCATGCTGGACGCCGACTTCGAGGTCGACGGGCCGCCCGAACTCCTGGCCGAACTGCACAAGATCGCCTCCCGCGCACGAGCGGCCGGCCCGGGGTTGGGGGCGGCCGAGGGCTAG
- a CDS encoding MFS transporter, with amino-acid sequence MSTVKPNFAQRLLVERPRPRAVAGWRHAHWLAVGTVCLGAFLGQLTASITALVFPELERSFDANFAAVEWVALAYLLVLVALLAPIGRLSDLVGRKTVYLGGFGVFALASLGAGLADGLGTLVACRAVQAVGGAMMQANSVALVARGVPECAMRTALGIQAAAQALGLALGPTLGGLLVQHVSWRWVFWINVPIGLLGIVAGWFLLPRTHPDGRPRQPRRDGRFDLAGLLLLAGCSTTFLLALSTASGLPLPAWAVAVLLLAAVALALALARQEQRADRPLIPPGLINTPGIRTGLLIALVGYLLLFCPLVLGPVMLVGAGAPVATAGLVITALPAAFAVAATVGAGLLPDSWSDAVRCRCGALVAALGLGLLAAVPATPAATVLPLVVAGYGLGLLLPANNALVMRAIPPASSAVGGGLVNMVRGLGTALGTALPVLAVHLAGHQTGGRSVLALLTLVAAAAATLAARVRTSAPRS; translated from the coding sequence GTGAGCACCGTGAAGCCGAACTTCGCCCAGCGCCTGCTGGTCGAGCGCCCCCGCCCACGCGCGGTGGCCGGGTGGCGGCACGCGCACTGGCTGGCCGTCGGCACGGTCTGCCTGGGGGCGTTCCTCGGCCAGCTCACCGCGAGCATCACCGCGCTGGTCTTCCCGGAGCTGGAGCGGTCCTTCGACGCCAACTTCGCGGCCGTCGAGTGGGTCGCACTCGCGTACCTGCTGGTGCTGGTCGCGTTGCTGGCCCCGATCGGGCGGCTCTCCGACCTGGTCGGCCGGAAGACCGTCTACCTGGGCGGCTTCGGGGTCTTCGCGCTGGCCTCGCTCGGTGCCGGGCTGGCCGACGGCCTCGGCACGCTGGTCGCCTGCCGGGCGGTCCAGGCGGTCGGCGGCGCGATGATGCAGGCGAACAGCGTCGCCCTGGTGGCCCGGGGCGTCCCCGAGTGCGCGATGCGCACCGCGCTCGGCATCCAGGCCGCCGCCCAGGCCCTCGGCCTCGCGCTCGGGCCGACCCTCGGCGGGCTGCTGGTGCAGCACGTCTCCTGGCGCTGGGTGTTCTGGATCAACGTCCCGATCGGCCTGCTCGGCATCGTCGCGGGCTGGTTCCTGCTGCCCCGCACCCACCCGGACGGGCGGCCGCGGCAGCCCCGCCGCGACGGGCGGTTCGACCTGGCGGGGCTCCTGCTGCTGGCCGGCTGCTCGACCACCTTCCTGCTGGCGCTCTCCACCGCCTCCGGACTGCCGCTCCCCGCCTGGGCGGTGGCCGTCCTGCTGCTCGCTGCCGTCGCGCTGGCCCTGGCGCTGGCCCGGCAGGAGCAGCGCGCCGACCGCCCGCTGATCCCGCCGGGGCTGATCAACACCCCCGGCATCCGGACCGGGCTGCTGATCGCCCTGGTCGGCTACCTGCTGCTGTTCTGCCCGCTGGTGCTCGGCCCGGTGATGCTGGTCGGCGCGGGCGCGCCGGTGGCCACCGCAGGGCTCGTGATCACCGCACTGCCCGCCGCCTTCGCGGTGGCGGCCACCGTCGGGGCCGGTCTGCTGCCCGACTCCTGGTCGGACGCGGTCCGTTGCCGCTGCGGCGCGCTGGTGGCCGCACTCGGCCTCGGGCTGCTCGCGGCGGTCCCCGCCACCCCGGCGGCCACCGTCCTCCCGCTGGTGGTCGCGGGCTACGGCCTCGGCCTACTGCTGCCCGCGAACAACGCGCTGGTGATGCGCGCGATCCCGCCCGCCAGCTCGGCCGTCGGCGGCGGGCTGGTCAACATGGTGCGCGGCCTCGGCACCGCCCTGGGCACCGCCCTGCCGGTCCTCGCCGTCCACCTGGCGGGCCATCAGACCGGCGGCCGTTCGGTCCTCGCGCTGCTCACCCTGGTCGCGGCCGCAGCCGCCACCCTGGCCGCCCGGGTCAGGACCAGCGCCCCGCGCTCCTGA
- a CDS encoding LacI family DNA-binding transcriptional regulator has translation MAQQPEAQQAGALPRPTLESVAERAGVSRATASRVVNGGTGVREALREKVQRAVDELGYAPNLAARTLVTRRNHAIAVVVAEPESRLFSDPFFAQHLRGISRELSAADNQMVLLLIEAQQDYERVGRYLAGGHVDGALLFSLHRSDPLPEMARRVGLPTVIGGRPGWPGAESDRELVYVDSDNRGGARMAVQHLRSLGRTRIATITGPLDQTSSTDRLDGYRDLIPDGDPALIAEGDFTPDGGGRAMAELLARRPDLDAVFAASDAMASGALRVLRTHGRRVPEDVAIVGFDDVESIAAWTEPPLTTVRQDIEEMGRLMARLLLRRLASPAQPLAPTSVITPTRLVRRESA, from the coding sequence GTGGCCCAGCAGCCCGAGGCCCAGCAGGCCGGCGCCCTCCCCCGCCCGACCCTGGAGTCCGTCGCCGAACGCGCCGGGGTCTCCCGGGCCACCGCGTCCCGGGTCGTGAACGGCGGCACCGGGGTCCGCGAGGCCCTGCGGGAGAAGGTGCAGCGCGCGGTCGACGAGCTCGGCTACGCCCCGAACCTCGCCGCCCGCACCCTGGTCACCCGGCGGAACCATGCCATCGCCGTGGTGGTCGCCGAACCCGAGAGCCGGCTGTTCTCGGACCCGTTCTTCGCCCAGCACCTGCGCGGCATCAGCCGCGAACTCTCCGCCGCCGACAACCAGATGGTGCTGCTGCTGATCGAGGCCCAGCAGGACTACGAGCGGGTCGGCCGCTACCTGGCCGGCGGCCACGTGGACGGCGCGCTGCTGTTCTCGCTGCACCGGAGCGACCCACTGCCCGAGATGGCCCGCCGGGTCGGCCTGCCCACCGTGATCGGCGGCCGCCCCGGCTGGCCCGGCGCCGAGTCCGACCGCGAGCTGGTCTACGTGGACAGCGACAACCGGGGCGGCGCCCGGATGGCCGTCCAGCACCTGCGCTCGCTCGGCCGCACCCGGATCGCCACCATCACGGGCCCGCTCGACCAGACCTCCTCCACCGACCGCCTCGACGGCTACCGCGACCTGATCCCCGACGGCGACCCGGCCCTGATCGCCGAGGGCGACTTCACCCCTGACGGCGGCGGCCGCGCGATGGCCGAACTCCTGGCCCGGCGGCCCGACCTGGACGCCGTATTCGCCGCTTCCGACGCGATGGCCTCCGGCGCGCTGCGGGTCCTGCGCACGCACGGCCGCCGGGTCCCCGAGGACGTCGCGATCGTCGGCTTCGACGACGTCGAGTCCATCGCCGCCTGGACCGAGCCCCCACTCACCACCGTCCGCCAGGACATCGAGGAGATGGGCCGCCTGATGGCCCGCCTCCTCCTCCGCCGCCTGGCCAGCCCGGCCCAGCCGCTCGCCCCCACGTCGGTGATCACTCCGACCCGGCTGGTGCGTCGCGAGTCGGCCTGA